In Candidatus Methylomirabilota bacterium, the genomic stretch CGGCGGCGATGTCCACGGTGAGGCGAGATTAGCAGAACCGGTTCGCCTGTATCCGTTTTGAGTCGTTGACGGACCGCGGGCCCGTCCCGACACTGGCGCCATGCTGGCCCGGGTGCGCTCGGCCACGGTTTTCGGCATCGAAGCTGCCGACGTCTTCGTCGAGGTGGACGTGGCCCCGGGCCTGCCGTCCTTTACGACGGTGGGCTTGCCGGATTCGGCCGTGCGCGAGAGCCGCGACCGCGTGCGCGCCGCGATCAGGAACGCGGGGCTCGACTTCCCCGTGGACCGCATCACGGTCAACCTCGCCCCCGCCGACCTCCGCAAGGAAGGCGCGGCCTTCGACCTGCCGATGGCGCTCGGCATCCTCTCGGCCACGGGGATCGTCAAGCCAGGGCTCATCGAGAACGCGATCGCCCTCGGCGAGCTCTCACTCGACGGCCATATCCGGCCGGTCCGCGGCGTGCTGCCGGTGGCGCTCCACTGCCGCCGCCGCGGCGTCCCGCGGCTTCTCGTTCCGGCGGGCAACGCGGCCGAGGCCGCCGTCGTCAGCGGCGTCGGCGTCATCCCGCTCGCCACGCTCCACGACGCCGTCGAGTACCTGAACGGCGAGCGCGACATCCCGGTTCACCGTCACGATTCCGACGG encodes the following:
- a CDS encoding magnesium chelatase domain-containing protein; this encodes MLARVRSATVFGIEAADVFVEVDVAPGLPSFTTVGLPDSAVRESRDRVRAAIRNAGLDFPVDRITVNLAPADLRKEGAAFDLPMALGILSATGIVKPGLIENAIALGELSLDGHIRPVRGVLPVALHCRRRGVPRLLVPAGNAAEAAVVSGVGVIPLATLHDAVEYLNGERDIPVHRHDSDGWNTNTEPDDLDLADVRGHAWAKRALEIAAAGGHNLLTCGAAVSGNVARHYPLDF